From the genome of Pungitius pungitius chromosome 21, fPunPun2.1, whole genome shotgun sequence, one region includes:
- the LOC119212595 gene encoding ataxin-2-like protein isoform X3 yields the protein MLKQQQQPGSGGRKASNGTSGPVGMSPPVSGIISGNRAPAGRNRTSVKPTFQSSPVFEGVYNNARMLHFLTAVVGSTCDIRVKNGSVFEGIFKTLSSRCELAVDAVHRRSEEESSTSLLPRREDITDTMIFSPSDLVTMICKDVDLNYATKDTFTDTAISSTRVNGEHKEKVLQRWEGGDSNGESYDLENDASNGWDANEMFRFNEVKYGVTSTYDASLSMYTVPLEKGNTDTFRQREARAARLANEIEASPQYRHRVGLENDEGKSEEDKFSAVVRDGNDRERGRESPRDREQRERGRDSPGANTSKYIPPQRQREMNRERGPGGPPPHNRLSGGYRSNPPSSSSPRAPLPSAAGPQSGVSPSDRNSPLSGRGGAYPPHHSHGSPSPNAGPYAPAPQGGPAASASAAASPSSPPAPHGHAVPHSHSLPHSLSDTGRPVNGVSMRTSPKAQRPPQSGRTVRTSNSHAQSTAARSPKSGSSQDTPYLDTSSVSMPPMKTSGPAPLFPVDVNEILGAAAKERAAESLSSTEDGKNTKAPSVQQRSQIEELRKFGKEFRLQPSGGSGSSPSSPATANPPAVGEVAAPGAAQPSPSDAHPASEPKAQTPAPSPSQHQAQPSPAAAVDAHQDAATTPGAATSASPAPDRHSPATPRPARTPGGDEARSEVPERTEGMPEQVKKSTLNPNAKEFNPIKPLPMTKPNTAPTPPRPTPPSPVVLQHPGAQGQLYNAPYLSYVSQIHSVQPPQMYQYTMSTVSQGKYPRTKGPVVAQRSDHGSSGQPMLQAATSATGAQMVASPYPQSYLQYNPQQYSQQQVIQAMAPYPGQPMYSMLQGGARMISQGGGPHPQALGPPGGPQFSTQGDGSQGPQQGIYAPQSFAHHAGQVHQPQPSSTPTGNQQPPQHAAPSPGQNAQSGPQPQSMYHSGPLSAPTPPNMPQGHTSPQGGYPIQGYSIHSHQGIPQTYPLGQITQAHVQGAMQGPHHSGSHGQPQLVMLQPPPQQGPGSVPQHPQHGPQQGAHQHFYIGHSPAMQLQTHPAAYHQPGN from the exons ATGCTGAAACAGCAACAGCAACCGGGCTCAGGCGGGAGAAAAGCGTCCAACGGAACCTCGGGCCCCGTCGGTATGTCTCCCCCGGTCAGCGGCATCATCAGTGGCAACAGGGCACCGGCCGGGAG GAATCGAACTTCTGTAAAGCCAACATTCCAGTCATCCCCT GTGTTCGAGGGTGTGTACAACAATGCCAGAATGCTTCACTTCCTCACAGCTGTTGTC GGTTCCACCTGTGACATAAGAGTGAAGAATGGCAGTGTATTTGAAGGCATATTCAAGACTCTCAGTTCTCGG TGCGAGTTGGCTGTGGACGCTGTACACAGacgcagcgaggaggagagctcAACATCACTTCTGCCACGGCGGGAGGATATCACTGACACGATGATCTTCAGCCCCTCAGACCTTGTGACTATGATCTGCAAAGATGTTGACCTCAACTATGCTACCAAAg ACACCTTCACGGATACAGCCATCAGTTCCACTCGCGTTAATGGTGAACACAAGGAGAAGGTTTTGCAGagatgggagggaggagacagcaATGGAGAGAGTTACGATCTGGAAAACGATGCA TCCAATGGCTGGGATGCCAATGAGATGTTCCGTTTCAATGAAGTAAAATATGGAGTCACGTCAACATATGATGCCAGCCTTTCCATGTATAC TGTGCCGCTGGAGAAGGGCAACACCGACACGTTCCGTCAGAGGGAGGCGCGTGCCGCCCGCCTGGCCAACGAGATCGAGGCCAGCCCCCAGTATCGCCATCGCGTCGGCCTTGAAAACGACGAGGGCAAAAGCGAGGAGGACAAATTCAGCGCCGTGGTGCGGGACGGCAACGACCGCGAGAGGGGTCGGGAAAGCCCCCGTGACAGAGAGCAGCGCGAGAGGGGCCGGGACAGCCCCGGGGCCAACAccag CAAATACATTCCACCTCAGCGACAGAGAGAGATGAACCGGGAGCGAGGTCCTGGTGGGCCCCCGCCCCACAACCGTCTGAGCGGGGGTTATCGGTCCAAcccgccgtcctcctcctcccccagagcCCCACTGCCCTCCGCTGCTGGGCCGCAGTCGGGCGTCTCCCCGTCAGACAGAAACAGCCCCCTGTCGGGTCGAGGTGGCGCCTACCCGCCCCACCACTCCCACGGGAGCCCGAGCCCCAACGCCGGCCCGTACGCGCCGGCCCCCCAAGGAGGCCCGGCGGCCTCGGCTTCCGCCGCTGCGTCTCCGTCCAGCCCCCCTGCTCCCCACGGACACGCGGTCCCTCACTCCCACTCCCTCCCACACTCGCTGTCTGACACCGGGCGGCCCGTTAATGGAG TCTCTATGAGAACGTCACCTAAAGCCCAAAGACCTCCACAGTCGGGCAGAACAGTCCGTACTTCAAACTCTCACGCTCAGTCCACAG CTGCTCGTTCCCCGAAATCAGGTTCTTCCCAGGACACGCCTTATTTGGACACCTCGTCCGTCTCTATGCCTCCCATGAAGACgtctggccccgcccccctcttccCTGTCGATG TGAATGAGATTCTTGGCGCAGCTGCAAAGGAACGCGCCGCAGAGAGCCTGAGCAGCACAGAGGACGGCAAGAACACTAAAG CCCCTTCTGTTCAGCAAAGGTCGCAGATTGAGGAGCTGCGTAAATTTGGCAAGGAATTCAGG CTCCAGCCGAGTGGAGGCAGCGGCAGTTCGCCCAGCTCCCCGGCGACTGCGAATCCGCCTGCCGTCGGAGAGGTCGCTGCACCCGGCGCCGCCCAGCCCTCGCCGTCGGACGCCCACCCCGCCTCGGAGCCCAAAGCCCAGACTCCGGCTCCCAGTCCATCGCAGCACCAAGCTCAACCTTCCCCGGCCGCTGCCGTGGACGCCCACCAGGACGCCGCGACTACTCCCGGCGCCGCGACAAGCGCCAGCCCGGCACCCGACAGGCACTCGCCAGCCACCCCGCGGCCTGCAAGGACCCCGGGAGGCGACGAGGCCAGGTCGGAGGTACCGGAGCGGACGGAGGGGATGCCAGA GCAAGTAAAGAAATCAACCTTAAACCCCAACGCTAAAGAGTTCAACCCCATTAAGCCTCTGCCTATG ACGAAGCCCAACACTgcgcccaccccccctcggCCAACTCCTCCCAGCCCGGTGGTCCTTCAGCACCCGGGTGCACAGGGACAACTGTACAACGCCCCCTACCTCTCCTACGTGTCACAGATCCACTCCGTGCAG CCCCCACAAATGTACCAGTACACCATGTCTACAGTCAGCCAGGGGAAATACCCCAGGACCAAAG GCCCCGTCGTGGCGCAGCGCTCGGATCACGGCTCCTCAGGGCAGCCCATGCTGCAGGCGGCAACGTCTGCGACTGGGGCCCAGATGGTGGCGTCGCCCTACCCCCAGTCCTACCTTCAGTACAACCCGCAGCAGTACAGCCAGCAGCAGGTCATCCAGGCCATGGCGCCCTACCCCGGACAG CCGATGTACTCCATGCTGCAAGGTGGAGCTAGGATGATCAGCCAAGGTGGGGGTCCCCACCCGCAGGCCTTGGGACCACCCGGAGGCCCCCAGTTCTCCACGCAGGGAGACGGCTCTCAGGGACCGCAGCAGGGAATCTACG CTCCACAGTCCTTCGCCCACCACGCGGGCCAAGTGCATCAGCCGCAGCCCTCCAGCACGCCGACAGGCAACCAGCAGCCTCCGCAGCACGCTGCGCCTAGCCCTGGACAG AATGCCCAGTCAGGCCCACAGCCCCAGTCCATGTACCACTCAGGTCCCCTTTCGGCACCCACCCCACCCAACATGCCGCAGGGCCACACGTCTCCACAAGGCGGTTACCCCATTCAGGGCTACAGCATCCACAGCCACCAGGGAATCCCACAGACGTACCCCCTCGGGCAGATAACACAG gCCCATGTACAGGGAGCCATGCAGGGCCCCCACCACTCGGGGAGCCACGGTCAGCCCCAGTTAGTGATGTTGCAGCCGCCTCCTCAGCAGGGCCCCGGCTCTGTGCCGCAGCACCCCCAGCATGGGCCGCAGCAAGGAGCGCACCAACACTTTTACATCGGCCACTCGCCAG CAATGCAGCTACAAACGCACCCCGCTGCCTACCATCAGCCTGGAAACTAA
- the adprh gene encoding ADP-ribosylarginine hydrolase, whose protein sequence is MLLSGAGDALGYRKQLWELNESGPAIHQELRELGGLKSIKAELPDWPVGADTVLHLATAEGLATGKAGEELLHEVAARYVEGMKDMAGRRPGPSSISGVSQLKPGEEEGFRVPYSAEGTGCGAARRSMCIGLRYPKPDQLLSLVAVAVETGRMTHPHPTGFLGAVASALFTAYAVQRRPITTWGLGLLSEACPIARSFVRGRGFAAEEAERDWDFFCDQWQRYLDSRGLSYGVGPVSWPPTYGPGERDEAYKGFGPSGRAGRGGHNAPMIALDALLGAGADWEELMSRAGFHGGDGCAAIACCCWGLLYGAAGVPDGNHSNLEYRDRLERSAEELYALSR, encoded by the exons ATGTTGCTGAGTGGTGCCGGTGATGCTCTGGGATACAGGAAGCAGCTGTGGGAGCTCAATGAGTCGGGACCAGCTATCCATCAG gagctgagAGAGCTCGGCGGTCTGAAGAGCATCAAGGCCGAGCTCCCCGACTGGCCGGTGGGCGCCGACACGGTTCTGCACCTGGCGACGGCTGAAGGACTCGCCACCG GGAAGGCGGGGGAGGAGCTCCTGCACGAGGTGGCCGCCCGATACGTGGAGGGCATGAAGGACATGGCCGGGAGGAGGCCGGGGCCTTCGAGCATTTCGG gagtgtcCCAGCTGAAGCCCGGAGAGGAAGAAGGCTTCAGAGTTCCCTACAGTGCGGAGGGGACGGGCTGCGGAGCGGCCAGGCGGTCCATGTGCATCGGGCTCAG gtaCCCGAAGCCCGACCAGCTGCTGTCGTTGGTGGCTGTTGCCGTGGAGACGGGCAGGATGACCCACCCTCACCCCACCGGGTTCCTGGGGGCCGTGGCGTCCGCCCTGTTCACGGCGTACGCCGTGCAGCGCAGGCCGATCACGACGTGGGGCCTGGGCCTGCTGAGCGAGGCCTGTCCGATAGCCCGGAGCTTCGTCCGCGGCCGAGGCTTCGCCGCCGAGGAGGCTGAGAGAGACTGGGACTTCTTCTGTGACCAGTGGCAGCG gtaCCTGGATTCGAGGGGCCTCTCCTACGGGGTGGGGCCCGTGAGTTGGCCCCCCACCTACGGCCCGGGGGAGAGAGACGAGGCCTACAAGGGCTTCGGCCCCTCGGGCCGGGCGGGACGCGGCGGCCACAACGCCCCGATGATCGCCCTGGATGCGCTGCTGGGGGCGGGGGCAGACTGGGAGGAGCTGATGAGCCGAGCGGGCTTCCACGGAG GCGACGGCTGCGCGGCGatcgcctgctgctgctggggtcTCCTCTACGGCGCCGCAGGGGTCCCCGACGGCAACCACTCCAACCTGGAGTACCGAGACCGGCTGGAGCGCAGCGCGGAGGAACTCTACGCCCTGTCGCGCTGA
- the LOC119212595 gene encoding ataxin-2-like protein isoform X2 — MLKQQQQPGSGGRKASNGTSGPVGMSPPVSGIISGNRAPAGRNRTSVKPTFQSSPVFEGVYNNARMLHFLTAVVGSTCDIRVKNGSVFEGIFKTLSSRCELAVDAVHRRSEEESSTSLLPRREDITDTMIFSPSDLVTMICKDVDLNYATKDTFTDTAISSTRVNGEHKEKVLQRWEGGDSNGESYDLENDASNGWDANEMFRFNEVKYGVTSTYDASLSMYTVPLEKGNTDTFRQREARAARLANEIEASPQYRHRVGLENDEGKSEEDKFSAVVRDGNDRERGRESPRDREQRERGRDSPGANTSKYIPPQRQREMNRERGPGGPPPHNRLSGGYRSNPPSSSSPRAPLPSAAGPQSGVSPSDRNSPLSGRGGAYPPHHSHGSPSPNAGPYAPAPQGGPAASASAAASPSSPPAPHGHAVPHSHSLPHSLSDTGRPVNGVSMRTSPKAQRPPQSGRTVRTSNSHAQSTAARSPKSGSSQDTPYLDTSSVSMPPMKTSGPAPLFPVDVNEILGAAAKERAAESLSSTEDGKNTKAPSVQQRSQIEELRKFGKEFRLQPSGGSGSSPSSPATANPPAVGEVAAPGAAQPSPSDAHPASEPKAQTPAPSPSQHQAQPSPAAAVDAHQDAATTPGAATSASPAPDRHSPATPRPARTPGGDEARSEVPERTEGMPEQVKKSTLNPNAKEFNPIKPLPMTKPNTAPTPPRPTPPSPVVLQHPGAQGQLYNAPYLSYVSQIHSVQPPQMYQYTMSTVSQGKYPRTKGPVVAQRSDHGSSGQPMLQAATSATGAQMVASPYPQSYLQYNPQQYSQQQVIQAMAPYPGQPMYSMLQGGARMISQGGGPHPQALGPPGGPQFSTQGDGSQGPQQGIYAPQSFAHHAGQVHQPQPSSTPTGNQQPPQHAAPSPGQNAQSGPQPQSMYHSGPLSAPTPPNMPQGHTSPQGGYPIQGYSIHSHQGIPQTYPLGQITQAHVQGAMQGPHHSGSHGQPQLVMLQPPPQQGPGSVPQHPQHGPQQGAHQHFYIGHSPGMNPNIPAACWMLAQTERDS, encoded by the exons ATGCTGAAACAGCAACAGCAACCGGGCTCAGGCGGGAGAAAAGCGTCCAACGGAACCTCGGGCCCCGTCGGTATGTCTCCCCCGGTCAGCGGCATCATCAGTGGCAACAGGGCACCGGCCGGGAG GAATCGAACTTCTGTAAAGCCAACATTCCAGTCATCCCCT GTGTTCGAGGGTGTGTACAACAATGCCAGAATGCTTCACTTCCTCACAGCTGTTGTC GGTTCCACCTGTGACATAAGAGTGAAGAATGGCAGTGTATTTGAAGGCATATTCAAGACTCTCAGTTCTCGG TGCGAGTTGGCTGTGGACGCTGTACACAGacgcagcgaggaggagagctcAACATCACTTCTGCCACGGCGGGAGGATATCACTGACACGATGATCTTCAGCCCCTCAGACCTTGTGACTATGATCTGCAAAGATGTTGACCTCAACTATGCTACCAAAg ACACCTTCACGGATACAGCCATCAGTTCCACTCGCGTTAATGGTGAACACAAGGAGAAGGTTTTGCAGagatgggagggaggagacagcaATGGAGAGAGTTACGATCTGGAAAACGATGCA TCCAATGGCTGGGATGCCAATGAGATGTTCCGTTTCAATGAAGTAAAATATGGAGTCACGTCAACATATGATGCCAGCCTTTCCATGTATAC TGTGCCGCTGGAGAAGGGCAACACCGACACGTTCCGTCAGAGGGAGGCGCGTGCCGCCCGCCTGGCCAACGAGATCGAGGCCAGCCCCCAGTATCGCCATCGCGTCGGCCTTGAAAACGACGAGGGCAAAAGCGAGGAGGACAAATTCAGCGCCGTGGTGCGGGACGGCAACGACCGCGAGAGGGGTCGGGAAAGCCCCCGTGACAGAGAGCAGCGCGAGAGGGGCCGGGACAGCCCCGGGGCCAACAccag CAAATACATTCCACCTCAGCGACAGAGAGAGATGAACCGGGAGCGAGGTCCTGGTGGGCCCCCGCCCCACAACCGTCTGAGCGGGGGTTATCGGTCCAAcccgccgtcctcctcctcccccagagcCCCACTGCCCTCCGCTGCTGGGCCGCAGTCGGGCGTCTCCCCGTCAGACAGAAACAGCCCCCTGTCGGGTCGAGGTGGCGCCTACCCGCCCCACCACTCCCACGGGAGCCCGAGCCCCAACGCCGGCCCGTACGCGCCGGCCCCCCAAGGAGGCCCGGCGGCCTCGGCTTCCGCCGCTGCGTCTCCGTCCAGCCCCCCTGCTCCCCACGGACACGCGGTCCCTCACTCCCACTCCCTCCCACACTCGCTGTCTGACACCGGGCGGCCCGTTAATGGAG TCTCTATGAGAACGTCACCTAAAGCCCAAAGACCTCCACAGTCGGGCAGAACAGTCCGTACTTCAAACTCTCACGCTCAGTCCACAG CTGCTCGTTCCCCGAAATCAGGTTCTTCCCAGGACACGCCTTATTTGGACACCTCGTCCGTCTCTATGCCTCCCATGAAGACgtctggccccgcccccctcttccCTGTCGATG TGAATGAGATTCTTGGCGCAGCTGCAAAGGAACGCGCCGCAGAGAGCCTGAGCAGCACAGAGGACGGCAAGAACACTAAAG CCCCTTCTGTTCAGCAAAGGTCGCAGATTGAGGAGCTGCGTAAATTTGGCAAGGAATTCAGG CTCCAGCCGAGTGGAGGCAGCGGCAGTTCGCCCAGCTCCCCGGCGACTGCGAATCCGCCTGCCGTCGGAGAGGTCGCTGCACCCGGCGCCGCCCAGCCCTCGCCGTCGGACGCCCACCCCGCCTCGGAGCCCAAAGCCCAGACTCCGGCTCCCAGTCCATCGCAGCACCAAGCTCAACCTTCCCCGGCCGCTGCCGTGGACGCCCACCAGGACGCCGCGACTACTCCCGGCGCCGCGACAAGCGCCAGCCCGGCACCCGACAGGCACTCGCCAGCCACCCCGCGGCCTGCAAGGACCCCGGGAGGCGACGAGGCCAGGTCGGAGGTACCGGAGCGGACGGAGGGGATGCCAGA GCAAGTAAAGAAATCAACCTTAAACCCCAACGCTAAAGAGTTCAACCCCATTAAGCCTCTGCCTATG ACGAAGCCCAACACTgcgcccaccccccctcggCCAACTCCTCCCAGCCCGGTGGTCCTTCAGCACCCGGGTGCACAGGGACAACTGTACAACGCCCCCTACCTCTCCTACGTGTCACAGATCCACTCCGTGCAG CCCCCACAAATGTACCAGTACACCATGTCTACAGTCAGCCAGGGGAAATACCCCAGGACCAAAG GCCCCGTCGTGGCGCAGCGCTCGGATCACGGCTCCTCAGGGCAGCCCATGCTGCAGGCGGCAACGTCTGCGACTGGGGCCCAGATGGTGGCGTCGCCCTACCCCCAGTCCTACCTTCAGTACAACCCGCAGCAGTACAGCCAGCAGCAGGTCATCCAGGCCATGGCGCCCTACCCCGGACAG CCGATGTACTCCATGCTGCAAGGTGGAGCTAGGATGATCAGCCAAGGTGGGGGTCCCCACCCGCAGGCCTTGGGACCACCCGGAGGCCCCCAGTTCTCCACGCAGGGAGACGGCTCTCAGGGACCGCAGCAGGGAATCTACG CTCCACAGTCCTTCGCCCACCACGCGGGCCAAGTGCATCAGCCGCAGCCCTCCAGCACGCCGACAGGCAACCAGCAGCCTCCGCAGCACGCTGCGCCTAGCCCTGGACAG AATGCCCAGTCAGGCCCACAGCCCCAGTCCATGTACCACTCAGGTCCCCTTTCGGCACCCACCCCACCCAACATGCCGCAGGGCCACACGTCTCCACAAGGCGGTTACCCCATTCAGGGCTACAGCATCCACAGCCACCAGGGAATCCCACAGACGTACCCCCTCGGGCAGATAACACAG gCCCATGTACAGGGAGCCATGCAGGGCCCCCACCACTCGGGGAGCCACGGTCAGCCCCAGTTAGTGATGTTGCAGCCGCCTCCTCAGCAGGGCCCCGGCTCTGTGCCGCAGCACCCCCAGCATGGGCCGCAGCAAGGAGCGCACCAACACTTTTACATCGGCCACTCGCCAG GCATGAACCCCAACATCCCCGCCGCCTGCTGGATGTTGGCCCAGACGGAACGCGACTCGTGA
- the LOC119212595 gene encoding ataxin-2-like protein isoform X1: MLKQQQQPGSGGRKASNGTSGPVGMSPPVSGIISGNRAPAGRNRTSVKPTFQSSPVFEGVYNNARMLHFLTAVVGSTCDIRVKNGSVFEGIFKTLSSRCELAVDAVHRRSEEESSTSLLPRREDITDTMIFSPSDLVTMICKDVDLNYATKDTFTDTAISSTRVNGEHKEKVLQRWEGGDSNGESYDLENDASNGWDANEMFRFNEVKYGVTSTYDASLSMYTVPLEKGNTDTFRQREARAARLANEIEASPQYRHRVGLENDEGKSEEDKFSAVVRDGNDRERGRESPRDREQRERGRDSPGANTSKYIPPQRQREMNRERGPGGPPPHNRLSGGYRSNPPSSSSPRAPLPSAAGPQSGVSPSDRNSPLSGRGGAYPPHHSHGSPSPNAGPYAPAPQGGPAASASAAASPSSPPAPHGHAVPHSHSLPHSLSDTGRPVNGVSMRTSPKAQRPPQSGRTVRTSNSHAQSTAARSPKSGSSQDTPYLDTSSVSMPPMKTSGPAPLFPVDVNEILGAAAKERAAESLSSTEDGKNTKAPSVQQRSQIEELRKFGKEFRLQPSGGSGSSPSSPATANPPAVGEVAAPGAAQPSPSDAHPASEPKAQTPAPSPSQHQAQPSPAAAVDAHQDAATTPGAATSASPAPDRHSPATPRPARTPGGDEARSEVPERTEGMPEQVKKSTLNPNAKEFNPIKPLPMTKPNTAPTPPRPTPPSPVVLQHPGAQGQLYNAPYLSYVSQIHSVQPPQMYQYTMSTVSQGKYPRTKGPVVAQRSDHGSSGQPMLQAATSATGAQMVASPYPQSYLQYNPQQYSQQQVIQAMAPYPGQLFSPPLQPMYSMLQGGARMISQGGGPHPQALGPPGGPQFSTQGDGSQGPQQGIYAPQSFAHHAGQVHQPQPSSTPTGNQQPPQHAAPSPGQNAQSGPQPQSMYHSGPLSAPTPPNMPQGHTSPQGGYPIQGYSIHSHQGIPQTYPLGQITQAHVQGAMQGPHHSGSHGQPQLVMLQPPPQQGPGSVPQHPQHGPQQGAHQHFYIGHSPGMNPNIPAACWMLAQTERDS, encoded by the exons ATGCTGAAACAGCAACAGCAACCGGGCTCAGGCGGGAGAAAAGCGTCCAACGGAACCTCGGGCCCCGTCGGTATGTCTCCCCCGGTCAGCGGCATCATCAGTGGCAACAGGGCACCGGCCGGGAG GAATCGAACTTCTGTAAAGCCAACATTCCAGTCATCCCCT GTGTTCGAGGGTGTGTACAACAATGCCAGAATGCTTCACTTCCTCACAGCTGTTGTC GGTTCCACCTGTGACATAAGAGTGAAGAATGGCAGTGTATTTGAAGGCATATTCAAGACTCTCAGTTCTCGG TGCGAGTTGGCTGTGGACGCTGTACACAGacgcagcgaggaggagagctcAACATCACTTCTGCCACGGCGGGAGGATATCACTGACACGATGATCTTCAGCCCCTCAGACCTTGTGACTATGATCTGCAAAGATGTTGACCTCAACTATGCTACCAAAg ACACCTTCACGGATACAGCCATCAGTTCCACTCGCGTTAATGGTGAACACAAGGAGAAGGTTTTGCAGagatgggagggaggagacagcaATGGAGAGAGTTACGATCTGGAAAACGATGCA TCCAATGGCTGGGATGCCAATGAGATGTTCCGTTTCAATGAAGTAAAATATGGAGTCACGTCAACATATGATGCCAGCCTTTCCATGTATAC TGTGCCGCTGGAGAAGGGCAACACCGACACGTTCCGTCAGAGGGAGGCGCGTGCCGCCCGCCTGGCCAACGAGATCGAGGCCAGCCCCCAGTATCGCCATCGCGTCGGCCTTGAAAACGACGAGGGCAAAAGCGAGGAGGACAAATTCAGCGCCGTGGTGCGGGACGGCAACGACCGCGAGAGGGGTCGGGAAAGCCCCCGTGACAGAGAGCAGCGCGAGAGGGGCCGGGACAGCCCCGGGGCCAACAccag CAAATACATTCCACCTCAGCGACAGAGAGAGATGAACCGGGAGCGAGGTCCTGGTGGGCCCCCGCCCCACAACCGTCTGAGCGGGGGTTATCGGTCCAAcccgccgtcctcctcctcccccagagcCCCACTGCCCTCCGCTGCTGGGCCGCAGTCGGGCGTCTCCCCGTCAGACAGAAACAGCCCCCTGTCGGGTCGAGGTGGCGCCTACCCGCCCCACCACTCCCACGGGAGCCCGAGCCCCAACGCCGGCCCGTACGCGCCGGCCCCCCAAGGAGGCCCGGCGGCCTCGGCTTCCGCCGCTGCGTCTCCGTCCAGCCCCCCTGCTCCCCACGGACACGCGGTCCCTCACTCCCACTCCCTCCCACACTCGCTGTCTGACACCGGGCGGCCCGTTAATGGAG TCTCTATGAGAACGTCACCTAAAGCCCAAAGACCTCCACAGTCGGGCAGAACAGTCCGTACTTCAAACTCTCACGCTCAGTCCACAG CTGCTCGTTCCCCGAAATCAGGTTCTTCCCAGGACACGCCTTATTTGGACACCTCGTCCGTCTCTATGCCTCCCATGAAGACgtctggccccgcccccctcttccCTGTCGATG TGAATGAGATTCTTGGCGCAGCTGCAAAGGAACGCGCCGCAGAGAGCCTGAGCAGCACAGAGGACGGCAAGAACACTAAAG CCCCTTCTGTTCAGCAAAGGTCGCAGATTGAGGAGCTGCGTAAATTTGGCAAGGAATTCAGG CTCCAGCCGAGTGGAGGCAGCGGCAGTTCGCCCAGCTCCCCGGCGACTGCGAATCCGCCTGCCGTCGGAGAGGTCGCTGCACCCGGCGCCGCCCAGCCCTCGCCGTCGGACGCCCACCCCGCCTCGGAGCCCAAAGCCCAGACTCCGGCTCCCAGTCCATCGCAGCACCAAGCTCAACCTTCCCCGGCCGCTGCCGTGGACGCCCACCAGGACGCCGCGACTACTCCCGGCGCCGCGACAAGCGCCAGCCCGGCACCCGACAGGCACTCGCCAGCCACCCCGCGGCCTGCAAGGACCCCGGGAGGCGACGAGGCCAGGTCGGAGGTACCGGAGCGGACGGAGGGGATGCCAGA GCAAGTAAAGAAATCAACCTTAAACCCCAACGCTAAAGAGTTCAACCCCATTAAGCCTCTGCCTATG ACGAAGCCCAACACTgcgcccaccccccctcggCCAACTCCTCCCAGCCCGGTGGTCCTTCAGCACCCGGGTGCACAGGGACAACTGTACAACGCCCCCTACCTCTCCTACGTGTCACAGATCCACTCCGTGCAG CCCCCACAAATGTACCAGTACACCATGTCTACAGTCAGCCAGGGGAAATACCCCAGGACCAAAG GCCCCGTCGTGGCGCAGCGCTCGGATCACGGCTCCTCAGGGCAGCCCATGCTGCAGGCGGCAACGTCTGCGACTGGGGCCCAGATGGTGGCGTCGCCCTACCCCCAGTCCTACCTTCAGTACAACCCGCAGCAGTACAGCCAGCAGCAGGTCATCCAGGCCATGGCGCCCTACCCCGGACAG ctcttttccccccctcttcaGCCGATGTACTCCATGCTGCAAGGTGGAGCTAGGATGATCAGCCAAGGTGGGGGTCCCCACCCGCAGGCCTTGGGACCACCCGGAGGCCCCCAGTTCTCCACGCAGGGAGACGGCTCTCAGGGACCGCAGCAGGGAATCTACG CTCCACAGTCCTTCGCCCACCACGCGGGCCAAGTGCATCAGCCGCAGCCCTCCAGCACGCCGACAGGCAACCAGCAGCCTCCGCAGCACGCTGCGCCTAGCCCTGGACAG AATGCCCAGTCAGGCCCACAGCCCCAGTCCATGTACCACTCAGGTCCCCTTTCGGCACCCACCCCACCCAACATGCCGCAGGGCCACACGTCTCCACAAGGCGGTTACCCCATTCAGGGCTACAGCATCCACAGCCACCAGGGAATCCCACAGACGTACCCCCTCGGGCAGATAACACAG gCCCATGTACAGGGAGCCATGCAGGGCCCCCACCACTCGGGGAGCCACGGTCAGCCCCAGTTAGTGATGTTGCAGCCGCCTCCTCAGCAGGGCCCCGGCTCTGTGCCGCAGCACCCCCAGCATGGGCCGCAGCAAGGAGCGCACCAACACTTTTACATCGGCCACTCGCCAG GCATGAACCCCAACATCCCCGCCGCCTGCTGGATGTTGGCCCAGACGGAACGCGACTCGTGA